Below is a window of Mycolicibacterium rhodesiae NBB3 DNA.
CATCGCGCTGGCCGTACCCCTCAACACCGCCAGCACATCCTCCCGACGGCCGGACGGCTGTGACCTGACACTCACTGTCGATGCCCTCGGCATACACTAGAGTTTATACAAGTGCTCTTGTAAAAACCAAGGGGTCCTGATGACTGATCGCCCTACCCGCGACCTGACCGACCGCGACGACGTCGAGGCGCTCTTGCGGCGCTTCTACGGTCGGGTGTTCCACGACGATGTCCTCGCCGAGCCGTTCACTGAGTTGCGCGCGCAAGGGCTCGAGTCGCATATCCCGGTGATGTGCGACTTCTGGGAGACCGTCCTGTTCCGCGCCGGCCTCTATCGCGGCAACGCCCTTGTGGTCCATCGCCAACTGGACGAGCGGCATCCGTTGTGCGCCAGCCACTTCGCCCGGTGGCTCAATGTATGGGAGGCCACAATCGACGAGATGTACGTCGGCCCCGCCGCTGGCCGGGCGAAAGTTCAGGCCGGCAGGATCGCCAAGTCACTGCACCGTCGGCTCAGGGGCGCCGACGCGAGCGAACTCGATGCGGTAGGCACCGGCTGAAATCGGCGAGTCACCAGCCGCGCCGCGGCGGATGCGAACCCACCAGTGTCTCGCCGGTTGACACTTCTCGGCTGCGGTAAACGATGTAGGGCCGGAACAGATAGCCAATCGGAGCGCTGAACACATGCACCAACCGGGTGAACGGCCAGATGCAGAACAGCACGAGCGCGATCATCACATGGATGTGGAAATACAGCGGGGCCTGCACCATCAGATCGCCGCGGGGCTGCAGCACCCAGATCGAGCGGAACCACGGTGACACCGTTTCACGGTAATCATGCTCGGCGCCTTGCGGTGTGGCGCCGATGAGAGTGCAGCTGAGGCCCGCGATGATGGCCAGAACCAGCACCAGGTACATCGCCTTGTCGTTCGCGGTCGTCGCCATGAACACCGGCCCCCGGGTCCGACGACGATAGATCAGCAACGCGATACCGGTCAGGGTGGCGACGCCGGCGATCCCGCCCAGAAGGCCTGCCTGGAGGTGGTAGAAGTGGTCGCTCATCACCGCTTTGGTCCAGGACTGCGGGATCACCAGGCCGATGACGTGCCCGACGATGACGACGAGCATGCCGAAGTGAAACAGCGGGCTACCGATCCGCAACAGCCGCGACTCGTAGAGCTGTGACGAGCGGGTGGTCCAGCCGAACTTGTCGTAGCGATAGCGCCACCACGTGCCCACGACGACGACCGCGAGCGTCACGTAGGGTACGACATCCCAGAAGATCTCCCAACCCGACATCGTCACAGTCCCCCTTCTGCCCGTCGCGGCGGTACCGTCAGCTGAAACGGCTGCAGGCCAACCGTTTCGGCCGGCGGTCCGCAGCGCAGCAACCGGTCGGCGTCATGCTCCGTCGGAGCGGGCAGCGTCGCAGCCACCGCGGCGACGGTGGGGGCGTACGGCGAGCCGGTATCGACCAGCGCCTGCCGCAGCACGTCGATCGGGACTCGGTGAGCGGCGAGCAGACGCTGTCCGGCTTCCGGGTCGACGGTGGCGGCGAACTCCAGCACGACTGGAAGGTGATCAGGCGCTTCCCGTTTGGGTGGCTCGACACCGGCAGAACGGTAGGACTGGGCGAATGCCAGCATCTGGACACCACGGTTGCGGGTGTCACCGGCGGTCCAGTAGGTGAGCAACATCGTCGAGCGCCGCCGCAGGTCGAAGGTATCGACGTAGGTCGCCGCCGCCCGAATAGGATCCTGAACCCGCAGCGCCGCGACGGTTTCACCGAGTAGACCACGCGCAGTCCCGGCGATGTAGTCGAGCAGTTGATCGACCATCTCGAGCCGATGCTGCTGTCCGTCGTCGGGGTACGCCAGCAGCAGCGACGCCGCCTGCCACACCAGTCGGTCCTGTAATCGCCGGCTCCGCCTTTTCACGAACGTCTGCCCGGGAACATGTCCGGCGGCACTCCCCTGCCGTCCCAGTTGAGCAGATTCACCCGTGACGGGCGTTCGGCATTCGCGGCCATTCCCTCATGGGTCTGGCGCTGTTGCAGCGCGTGAAAGGTCTCCACCGCCACCGGCACCGGCCCGCCGCTGGCCTCGCCGAACGGGCCGGATTCGTACATCCCCGGCCCTCCGTCGAACGACAGCGAGCAGCCCGGCTCTTCGAGGTGTTGGGATCCCTCGGCGACGTAAGCCGTCGGAATCACATAGCGCTCTTCGTATTTCGCCAGTGCGAGCAACCTGTACATCTCATAGATCTGTTCTTCGGTCATTCCGACCGCCTGCGGAATATGGGGTTGGGTTTCGCGGCCGAGGTTGATGTCGCGCATATAGGAGCGCATCGCCGCCAATCGCCGCAGCACTCCCTCGACGATCGCGGTGTCCCCTGCGGTGAACAGTCCGGCGAGATATTCCATCGGGATGCGCAGCGCGTCAAGCGCGCCGAAGAGGTTGCCGACGTCCTCCGCGTCGTGCCCATCGCGGCTGACCGCGTCGACAATCGGCGACAGCGGCGGGATGTACCAGACCATCGGCACCGTCCGAAACTCCGGATGCAGCGGCAGCGCAACCCGATACGTGTTGATCAGCGCATAGACCGGTGAGCGTTGCGCGGCCTCGATCCACTCGTCAGAGATACCCTCGGCTCGCGCACCGGCGATGACCTGCGGGTCGGTGGGGTCGAGCAGAATCCGTCGCTGCGCCTCGTACAGGTCCTTCTCGTCTTCGACCGACGCCGCCTCGAGTACGCGGTCGACGTCGTAGAGCACCAGACCCAGATACCGCAGCCGACCTACGCACGTTTCGGAGCACACGGTGGGCAGGCCGACCTCGATGCGCGGGTAGCACAGCGTGCACTTCTCTGCCTTGCCGGTCTTGTGGTTGAAGTACACCTTCTTGTACGGGCAGCCGGACACGCACATCCGCCAACCCCGGCAGCGGTCCTGATCGACCAGCACGATGCCGTCCTCGCTGCGCTTGTACATCGCACCCGACGGACACGACGCCACACAGGACGGGTTGAGGCAGTGCTCGCAGATCCGCGGCAGGTAGAACATGAACGTCTGCTCCAGCTGCAGCTTCACGTCTTGGCTCACCTGCGCCAGGATCGGGTCGCCCGGCACGATTTCGGGTGAGCCGGCGAGGTCGTCATCCCAGTTGGCCGACCACGACACCTTCATCGGTTTGCCGCTGATCAAGCTGCGCGGGGGAGCCACCGGCATCTGGTCTCCCAGTGGCGCCGAGATCAGGTTGTCGTAGTCGTAGGTCCACGGCTCGTAATAGTCGTCGATGGACGGAAGTTTGGGGTTGGCGAAGATCCGGGCCAGCTTGGCCAGCCGGCCGCCGTCACGCAAACGCAGCCGCCCGCGGCGGTCCAGACGCCAGCCTCCGCGCCAGCGCTCCTGGTCCTCATACGTGCGCGGATATCCTTGTCCGGGGCGGGTTTCGACGTTGTTGAACCACACGTACTCGGTGCCCGAGCGGTTCGTCCATGCTTGTTTGCAGGTCACGGAACAGGTGTGGCAGCCGATGCACTTGTCGAGGTTCATCACCATCGCCATCTGCGCCATGACCTTCACTGGTAGCTCACCTCCTGTGAGCGACGGCGCACCACCGTCACCTCGTCACGCTGGTTTCCGGTGGGACCGAGATAGTTGAAGGCGAACGAATGTTGCGCGTACCCGCCGGCCAGATGGCTGGGTTTGATCAACAGCCGAGTCAGCGAATTATGGATTCCCCCACGGTTTCCGGTGGTCTCCGTGAGCGGCACGTCGATAGTGCGTTCCATGGCGTGATACACGAACACCACCCCGTCCGGCATCCGGTGGCTGACGGCCGCCCGGCACACCACGACGCCGTTGCGATTGACGGCTTCAACCCAATCGTTGTCGCGCACGCCGATCTTCGCGGCGTCGCCGGGACTCATCCACATGACCGGCCCACCGCGGGACAGCGACAGCATGAACAGGTTGTCCTGGTATTCGGAGTGGATGGACCACTTCGAATGCGGGGTGAGGTAGCGCACGGTCAGCCCGACGCCGTCATCGGTGCCGACTCCGGGTTCGCCGAACAGCCGGGACATGTCCAGCGGGGGCCGGTAGATCGGCAGTTGCTCGCCGAGCTCCTCCAGCCAGTCGTGGTCGACGTAGAAATGCATCCGGCCGGTCAGGGTGTGAAAAGGCTTGAGTTCCTCGATGTTCACCGTGAACGGCGCATAGCGACGGCCGCCGGTTTCGCTACCCGACCACTCCGGACTGGTGATCACCGGCACCGGACGGGCCTGCGTATCGGCATAGGTGATGCGGCGTTCCTCGCTGCCCTCGGCCAGATGCACCAGCTTGCGCCCGGTCCGCCGCTCCAGTTGCCGGAACCCTTCGACCGCGAGCCTGCCGTTGGATGTTCCCGACAGAGCGAGGATGACATCTGCCATCCGCTCAGCTGACGTCATGGCCGGACGCCCTCGGGCCGCACCGGAATCCATCACCCCGAACTTTGCGGCCAGCTCGCTCACCTCCGCGCTCGGATGCGTGGTGATGCCCTTCGTGGTGACCCCGAGGCTGTCGACGAGTGGACCCAGAGCGACCCACTTCTCCGCGATCGCGGCGTAGTCGCGTTCCACCACCGTGATCGGACCCATCGTCTTGCCGGGCACCGGCGTC
It encodes the following:
- a CDS encoding group III truncated hemoglobin, which gives rise to MTDRPTRDLTDRDDVEALLRRFYGRVFHDDVLAEPFTELRAQGLESHIPVMCDFWETVLFRAGLYRGNALVVHRQLDERHPLCASHFARWLNVWEATIDEMYVGPAAGRAKVQAGRIAKSLHRRLRGADASELDAVGTG
- the narI gene encoding respiratory nitrate reductase subunit gamma, yielding MSGWEIFWDVVPYVTLAVVVVGTWWRYRYDKFGWTTRSSQLYESRLLRIGSPLFHFGMLVVIVGHVIGLVIPQSWTKAVMSDHFYHLQAGLLGGIAGVATLTGIALLIYRRRTRGPVFMATTANDKAMYLVLVLAIIAGLSCTLIGATPQGAEHDYRETVSPWFRSIWVLQPRGDLMVQAPLYFHIHVMIALVLFCIWPFTRLVHVFSAPIGYLFRPYIVYRSREVSTGETLVGSHPPRRGW
- the narJ gene encoding nitrate reductase molybdenum cofactor assembly chaperone: MKRRSRRLQDRLVWQAASLLLAYPDDGQQHRLEMVDQLLDYIAGTARGLLGETVAALRVQDPIRAAATYVDTFDLRRRSTMLLTYWTAGDTRNRGVQMLAFAQSYRSAGVEPPKREAPDHLPVVLEFAATVDPEAGQRLLAAHRVPIDVLRQALVDTGSPYAPTVAAVAATLPAPTEHDADRLLRCGPPAETVGLQPFQLTVPPRRAEGGL
- the narH gene encoding nitrate reductase subunit beta, whose protein sequence is MKVMAQMAMVMNLDKCIGCHTCSVTCKQAWTNRSGTEYVWFNNVETRPGQGYPRTYEDQERWRGGWRLDRRGRLRLRDGGRLAKLARIFANPKLPSIDDYYEPWTYDYDNLISAPLGDQMPVAPPRSLISGKPMKVSWSANWDDDLAGSPEIVPGDPILAQVSQDVKLQLEQTFMFYLPRICEHCLNPSCVASCPSGAMYKRSEDGIVLVDQDRCRGWRMCVSGCPYKKVYFNHKTGKAEKCTLCYPRIEVGLPTVCSETCVGRLRYLGLVLYDVDRVLEAASVEDEKDLYEAQRRILLDPTDPQVIAGARAEGISDEWIEAAQRSPVYALINTYRVALPLHPEFRTVPMVWYIPPLSPIVDAVSRDGHDAEDVGNLFGALDALRIPMEYLAGLFTAGDTAIVEGVLRRLAAMRSYMRDINLGRETQPHIPQAVGMTEEQIYEMYRLLALAKYEERYVIPTAYVAEGSQHLEEPGCSLSFDGGPGMYESGPFGEASGGPVPVAVETFHALQQRQTHEGMAANAERPSRVNLLNWDGRGVPPDMFPGRRS